A part of Rattus norvegicus strain BN/NHsdMcwi chromosome 4, GRCr8, whole genome shotgun sequence genomic DNA contains:
- the Tas2r7l gene encoding taste receptor type 2 member 7-like yields MTFFFPAIYHMVIMTAEFLIGTTVNGFLIIVNCYDLFKSRAFPILPTLLMCTGLSRLGLQIMLMTQSFFSVFFPYSYEENIYSSKIMFVWMFFSSIGLWFATCLSVFYCLKISGFTQPWFLWLKFRISKLIFWLLLGSLLASLGTATVCIEVGFPLIEDGYILRNTRLNNSNVKLMRNNNLLLINLTLLLPLTVFVMCTSMLFISLYKHMYRMRSESQRMSNARTEAHINALKTVTSFFCFFVSYFAAFMANMTFRIPYRSHQFFVVKEIMAAYPAGHSVIIILSNSKFKDLFTRMICLQKEG; encoded by the coding sequence ATGACTTTCTTTTTCCCAGCTATTTATCACATGGTCATCATGACAGCAGAGTTCCTCATAGGGACTACAGTGAATGGATTCCTTATCATTGTGAACTGCTATGACTTGTTCAAGAGCCGAGCATTCCCGATCCTGCCTACCCTCTTGATGTGCACAGGGCTGTCCAGACTCGGGCTGCAGATAATGCTGATGACACAAAGCttcttctctgtgttctttccatACTCTTATGAGGAAAATATTTATAGTTCCAAGATAATGTTCGTTTGGATGTTCTTCAGCTCAATTGGCCTCTGGTTTGCCacatgtctttctgtcttttactGCCTCAAGATTTCAGGCTTCACTCAGCCCTGGTTTCTTTGGCTGAAATTCAGAATTTCAAAGCTCATATTTTGGCTGCTTCTGGGCAGCTTGCTGGCCTCTTTGGGGACCGCAACTGTGTGTATAGAGGTAGGTTTCCCTTTAATTGAGGATGGGTATATCCTGAGGAACACAAGACTAAATAATAGTAATGTCAAGCTAATGAGAAATAACAACTTACTCCTCATCAACCTGACCTTACTGCTTCCCCTAACTGTGTTTGTGATGTGCACCTCTATGTTATTCATTTCTCTTTACAAGCACATGTACCGGATGCGAAGTGAATCTCAGAGGATGTCAAATGCCAGAACCGAAGCCCATATAAATGCATTAAAAACAGTGACAtcattcttctgtttctttgtttcttacttCGCTGCCTTCATGGCAAATATGACATTTAGAATTCCATACAGAAGTCATCAGTTCTTTGTGGTGAAGGAAATCATGGCAGCATATCCTGCCGGCCACTCCGTCATAATCATCTTGAGTAACTCTAAGTTCAAAGACTTATTCACGAGAATGATATGTCTGCAGAAGGAAGGGTGA